The following coding sequences are from one Cryptococcus deuterogattii R265 chromosome 1, complete sequence window:
- a CDS encoding V-type H+-transporting ATPase subunit D has translation MSGTGPREAIFPTRMNLTLTKGRLKGAQTGHSLLAKKRDALTTRFRQILRKVDEAKRLMGRVLQLASFSLAEVTYAAGDIGYQVQESVRKANYTVQARQENVSGVVLPAFEGVRSGDASDFNLTGLSRGGQQIQKSRDTYIKAVGTLVELASLQTAFTILDEVIRATNRRVNAIEHVVIPRLENTIKYINSELDEMDREEFFRLKKVQGKKKRDAANAEQSREKENKDFEASGGELHRDEGIGGGVAGGTDMLDEGKDEDVIF, from the exons ATGTCTGGGACAGGACCCAGAGAAGCTATCTT CCCGACCCGTATGAACCTCACCCTCACGAAAGGTCGTCTAAAGGGAGCTCAGACAGGCCATTCGCTACTTGCCAAGAAACGTGATGCTCTCACGACGCGGTTCCGTCAAATTTTGAGGAAGGTCGATGAG GCCAAACGATTGATGGGTCGAGTCCTCCAACtggcctccttctccctcgcAGAAGTTACTTATGCAGCCGGAGATATTGGATATCAGGTACAAGAATCAGTACGAAAGGCCAACTATACCGTGCAGGCTAGACAAGAGAATGTCAGTGGTGTTGTGTTACCTGCTTTCGAAGGTGTGAGAAGTGGTGACGCCAGTG ACTTCAACCTCACAGGCCTTAGTAGAGGTGGACAACAGATTCAGAAGTCCAGGGACACGTATATTAAAGCAGTCGGGACTCTGGTTGAATTAGCTTCTTTACAG ACCGCGTTCACAATCCTCGACGAAGTCATCCGAGCTACCAACAGGCGAGTGAACGCCATCGAACACGTCGTCATTCCCCGCCTTGAAAACACCATCAAGTACATCAACTCTGAGCTCGACGAGATGGACCGTGAAGAGTTTTTCaggctgaagaaggtgcaaggaaagaagaagagagatgcTGCAAATGCGGAACAgtcaagagagaaggagaacaaAGACTTTGAAGCTAGTGGTGGTGAACTGCACAGGGATGAAGGTATTGGAGGTGGCGTGGCGGGCGGTACGGATAtgctggatgaaggaaaggatgaggatgtcatTTTCTAG
- a CDS encoding N-acetylglucosaminylphosphatidylinositol deacetylase, with protein MNSVMQVSSTFQYYKMPPAQGAGQPRPSSFPFLFAVIFPLFRLLFSLTPIAQPHFNLLTPKSIDTLGEKPSALIVTAHPDDEVMFFSPTILNLIGAGWDVRGLCLSTGNSEDLGQSRKEEFTKSYAALGVPAENLEIIDHPSLPDGLTTEWDATLVSNIVRDSLSSHPVDIIVTFDPKGITSHPNHFALPSSLALVPTEQRPRVLVLQSPDILPKFTGPLYIIYLHLRTLFFSPQFQGAFKFLLPSFDTFFRAPKETQTHVMINDLRGWAIGLKAMMAHNSQLVWFRYLYLAFSRLMWVNELVEVTY; from the exons ATGAACTCGGTAATGCAAGTATCATCCACATTCCAATACTACAAGATGCCCCCAGCTCAAGGTGCCGGACAGCCTCGtccttcctcattcccGTTCCTTTTCGCTGtcatctttcctctcttccgcctcctcttttctctgaCGCCGATAGCCCAACCTCACTTTAACCTTCTCACTCCAAAGTCGATCGATACCTTGGGAGAAAAGCCTTCAGCGCTCATAGTTACTGCCCATCCAGATGACGAAGTCATGTTTTTTAGTCCGACTATCCTGAACCTGATTGGTGCAGGATGGGATGTGAGGGGATTATGTCTCTCCACTG GAAACTCGGAAGATCTAGGGCAAAgtaggaaagaagaatttACCAAGAGTTATGCAGCCCTGGGTGTCCCAGCAGAAAACCTTGAAATCATTGACCACCC TAGCCTTCCAGATGGTTTGACAACCGAGTGGGATGCCACACTTGTCTCCAACATCGTCCGAGACAGcctttcctcccatcctGTGGATATC ATTGTCACATTCGACCCGAAGGGTATCACCTCTCACCCCAATCAttttgctcttccatcttcgcTCGCCCTTGTCCCGACTGAACAGCGTCCCCGAGTACTAGTCCTTCAATCTCCCGACATTTTGCCCAAGTTCACCGGCCCTCTATACATTATttacctccaccttcgaaccctcttcttctctccgcaGTTCCAGGGAGCATTCaaattcctcctccctaGCTTCGACACCTTCTTCAGGGCTCCTAAAGAGACGCAGACACATGTGATGATCAATGATTTGAGAGGATGGGCGATTGGTTTGAAAGCAATGATGGCGCATAATTCGCAGCTAGTCTGGTTCAGGTACCTTTACCTTGCGTTCTCGAGACTGATGTGGGTAAATGAGCTTGTTGAGGTGACCTATTaa
- a CDS encoding protein FRA10AC1 — protein MSWKSSPGVLASGPPMSSSSNPVINRIRPNPSGLSAFQREALVSSYGPFSSIQPKVRTEWDVLKENHRFIRDDEEAKDVSWEERLARAYESKLFKEFALIDLKHYKSKKLALRWRTAPEVVNGIGEETCASLRCKYHEPLQAPSPVSDHAVGFASLHSRAGRTDRDFGWDYPGHDEKERTRKEKKPRIMPELKTFELPFVYMEAGERKEALVKVRVCPRCTDKLLWKPGQGDMEGLRGEARLRGKEKEKGDDKGSRKDRDRRTENRDKSAEDGEWRRRRKEKESERERSRSQSPRRHSRHHGEERGRSHRHQGDCLHCIRNP, from the exons ATGAGCTGGAAGTCATCGCCCGGTGTTCTCGCCTCAGGTCCGCCcatgtcatcttcttcaaatcccGTTATCAATCGCATCAGACCTAACCCCAGCGGGCTATCTGCTTTTCAACGTGAAGCCCTTGTATCATCGTATGGTCCTTTTTCATCAATTCAACCAAAAGTGCGCACTGAGTGGGATgtgttgaaggagaacCATCGGTTCAtaagagatgatgaagaggcgAAGGATGTTAGTTGGGAGGAGAGGTTAGCGAGGGCATATGAATCGAAGCTCTTCAAAGAGTTTGCTTTG ATTGATCTTAAACATTACAAGTCAAAGAAACTCGCTCTCCGCTGGCGGACAGCTCCTGAAGTGGTGAACGGCATCGGCGAAGAAACCTGCGCCTCTTTGCGCTGCAAATACCACGAACCACTGCAAGCGCCATCTCCCGTATCAGATCACGCTGTGGGATTCGCGTCTCTCCACTCCCGCGCCGGAAGAACTGACAGAGACTTTGGATGGGATTATCCTGGTCatgatgaaaaggaaagaacgcgaaaagagaagaagccaagaaTTATGCCAGAGCTGAAAACGTTTGAGTTACCGTTTGTATACATGGAAgcgggagagaggaaggaggctTTGGTGAAAGTGAGAGTCTGTCCGAGATGTACAGACAAATTGCTGTGGAAGCCTGGGCAAGGCGACATGGAAGGTTTGAGGGGCGAGGCGAGATtgaggggaaaggaaaaggaaaaaggggatgATAAGGGGTCAAGGAAGGACAGAGACAGACGAACAGAAAACCGGGATAAGTCTGCTGAAGACGGAGAATGGCGGCGAAGacggaaggagaaggagagcgagagagaAAGATCACGATCCCAGAGTCCTAGAAGGCATTCTCGGCATCATggcgaggaaagaggaagatctCATCGGCATCAGGGGGACTGTTTACACTGCATACGAAATCCATAA
- a CDS encoding dynactin 2: protein MTTKYRGLPDIDTAPDVFETTDEPETVLKPSDVRPGDEDSVLKPVSEDIDAGGLPSRRKAERVFARGTRKPELSTLSFRPRLPPLSRYASSSSSDTDEETRLPRETAAARLRRLKAELAEVEAEVGSSSSSKTQSVSHERSGAGKRRSVLPPRQPVDVVSELANVRERLERIEFNGLDVGQIEAVGMEASFEWRERLDKLVASENRSEEGKVAQPTMVEQRDGSLSDIDKRLAMLEQAVGPITDRLDQTSSPLIPMLNKHDHLLTLLTQPRHLDAISRRVKLLLVDLDRAAAASRRTGPGGATIPQQSSEKAFTSLSLTQGEYTQLQSLFSILPRLDPLLPILTPLLARLRSLSALHSEASEIAVSLQGLQSRDKKNAEEIEELEEVVKSVQTGLDDAISVIKKNWEGLENRMKGLEQRLKDVESQI from the exons ATGACCACAAAATATAGAGGGCTCCCGGATATA GATACTGCTCCAGATGTCTTTGAGACTACAGATGAGCCAGAGACTGTTCTCAAGCCG AGCGATGTTAGGCCAGGAGACGAGGACTCTGTATTGAAGCCAGTATCTGAAGACATAGACGCCGGTGGGCTACCCTCCAGACGTAAAGCCGAACGCGTATTTGCTCGGGGTACAAGGAAGCCAG AACTGTCCACTCTCTCTTTTAGACCTCGacttccgcctctttcGCGTTAtgcgtcatcatcatcgtccgaTACCGACGAAGAGACTCGTTTACCACGGGAGactgcagcagcaagatTGAGACGGCTCAAAGCAGAGTTAGCCGAGGTTGAAGCTGAAGTGGggtcatcttcctcttccaaaaccCAGTCGGTATCCCATGAAAGGAGCGGCgcagggaagaggagatcTGTTCTTCCGCCGAGGCAGCCAGTGGATGTTGTGTCCGAATTGGCGAATGTGAGGGAGCGCCTTGAGCGGATAGAATTCAATGGCTTGGACGTTGGGCAGATTGAAGCAGTGGGGATGGAAGCCAGTTTtgaatggagagagaggttgGATAAGTTAGTAGCGTCTGAGAATCGCTCAGAGGAAGGCAAAGTTGCCCAGCCTACAATGGTGGAACAACGAGATGGCAGTTTGTCCGATATAGACAAACGACTTGCTATGCTTGAGCAAGCAGTTGGACCCATTACTGACAGACTTGATCAA ACATCGTCACCTTTAATCCCCATGCTGAACAAGCATGATCATCTCCTCACTCTACTTACTCAACCTCGACATCTCGACGCCATTTCGCGCCGTGTGAAACTCTTATTAGTTGATCTTGACAgggctgctgctgcttcaaGGCGTACAGGTCCAGGTGGCGCGACAATCCCCCAACAATCAAGCGAAAAAGCATTTACGAGCCTTTCTCTCACGCAAGGCGAATACACTCAACTCCAATCATTATTCTCAATCCTACCGAGGCTGGACCCCCTTTTACCTATCCTCACTCCACTTCTTGCTCGTCTGCGATCATTATCAGCACTGCACTCTGAAGCGAGCGAGATCGCGGTTTCACTTCAAGGATTGCAAAGTAGAGATAAGAAGAATGCCGAGGAAATAGAGGAGCTCGAGGAGGTAGTAAAGAGTGTGCAGACAGGTTTGGACGATGCGATTAGCGTGATCAAAAAAAACTGGGAAGGCTTAGAGAATAGGATGAAGGGCTTAGAGCAGAGATTGAAGGACGTGGAGAGTCAGATATAG
- a CDS encoding RNA exonuclease 1, translating into MLSNLGLFATERCPDTKCTRPRCFFSHDLSISSPSQTQVPVGFREPAPRKPPTAVKRKLGESSSAAVAMEVKKQNVTSVTKPVAPSSATIPVRSAPPAPTKTIVSAGSSSSSTDYSRPPMLPYGVKLSPQPRTDRQKALGTLHTQFAKLYSQILHLSPSLAHDSSLAQEAEISSSSTSLRAYKTAIHHAAVAISRRPPPTGIPHPSIGTVKESRIAMEKDEKEKASKLTRDRVERYCMKKEDFEKWGYPDPSGEGLTGTGVETKPDGEGETHNCDRCKMSFIVSSKNLEERFGECRYHYGRTAPERVEGRRKWIYSCCGKERGEQGCEEGIHVFKDGEDDKELAKRVAYKTVRMCLEDAKASGKNVVGEGYGVVAMDCEMIFTTAGLSLGRVTVVDENGHTILDELVRQKVPILGINTRFSGISPGQLDNAIMDLDGVRAAVCMFIGPETIIVGHGLENDLRALRLLHDQVIDTAIVFPHDKGAPYRRSLRDIVKEKLGYFIQDRTSDKGHSSVEDAKATLEVLKWKVREDNED; encoded by the exons ATGCTTTCCAATCTAGGGCTATTTGCAACTGAAAGATGTCCCGACACGAAGTGCACCCGGCCAAgatgcttcttctcgcatGACCTCTCGATTTCAAGCCCATCTCAAACCCAAGTTCCAGTTGGTTTTCGAGAGCCAGCCCCTCGAAAACCTCCTACAGCTGTGAAGAGAAAACTAGGCGAGAGTAGTAGCGCAGCAGTTGCGatggaggtgaagaaacAAAACGTGACTAGCGTCACAAAACCTGTAGCGccatcatcagcaaccaTTCCTGTTAGATCAGCACCCCCCGCCCCGACTAAGACGATAGTATCAGCAggatcaagctcaagcagTACCGACTATAGTAGGCCGCCTATGCTTCCATATGGTGTCAAATTGTCTCCCCAACCTCGAACAGATCGACAAAAAGCTT TGGGAACACTCCATACCCAGTTCGCCAAACTATACTCACAAATCCTCCATttatctccttctctggcACACGATTCTTCCTTGGCACAAGAAGCGGAGatatcctcttcatcaacgtCTCTGCGAGCCTACAAGACCGCCATCCACCATGCAGCTGTGGCGATCTCTCGCCGACCACCTCCTACCGGTATACCACACCCTTCAATAGGGACAGTGAAAGAGTCACGAATTGcaatggagaaggacgagaaagaaaaggccaGCAAACTGACGAGAGATCGAGTGGAGAGGTATTgtatgaagaaggaggactTTGAGAAATGGGGATACCCCGATCCAAGCGGTGAGGGATTGACGGGTACAGGGGTTGAGACGAAAccagatggagaaggagaaaccCATAACTGCGATCGATGCAAAATGTCATTCATCGTCTCGTCAAAAAACCTTGAAGAAAGATTTGGAGAGTGTCGATATCACTATGGTCGAACTGCGCCCGAAAGGGTAGAAGGTCGACGAAAATGGATATATTCATGTTGCGgcaaggagagaggagaacaAGGCTGTGAGGAAGGAATACATGTGTtcaaagatggagaggatgataaGGAGCTGGCAAAGAGGGTGGCGTATAAGACTGTTAGGATGTGTTTGGAAGACGCTAAAGCGTCAGGGAAGAATGTCGTTGGTGAGGGGTACGGTGTGGTGGCAATGGATTGCGAGATGATCT TCACTACCGCCGGCTTATCGCTAGGCCGAGTGACAGTagtggatgagaatggacaTACAATTCTTGATGAGCTAGTACGCCAAAAAGTGCCCATCTT AGGTATCAATACACGGTTCTCCGGTATTTCTCCAGGTCAACTTGATAATGCTATCATGGACCTTGATGGAGTCAGGGCAGCAGTCTGCATGTTTATCGGTCCCGAGACCATCATCGTTGGCCACGG TCTCGAAAATGATCTACGCGCTTTGAGGCTGCTGCACGATCAGGTCATCGATACAGCCATCGTTTTCCCACACGATAAAGGTGCACCCTATCGACGCTCTCTTCGTGACAT TGTCAAGGAGAAACTTGGGTACTTTATTCAAGATCGAACTTCAGACAAGGGTCATAGCTCGGTGGAGGATGCGAAAGCGACTCTTGAGGTGTTAAAGTGGAAAGTTAGAGAGGATAACGAGGATTGA